The DNA segment TTCAAAATGCACCGTTAAGATATCTGCGCCGCTTTTAACGAATTGTTCTATATATCTTTCCGGACGGTCTATCATTAAATGAACGTCTAAAGGAATATCGGTGCGGGCTTTAATTGCTTCAACGATATTCCATCCCGCAGTAATATTGGGAACAAATATGCCGTCCATAATATCTATATGTAAAAAATCTGCACCTGCTTCTTCAAGCAGTTTTATTTCTTCGGAAAGATTTAATATATCGCCCGATAATATCGAAGGCGCAATCTTTTTCAATTTTTCCTCCTGTTAAAATATTTATTATATTATATATTTGATTGGCGGAGTAAAATTATTTTTATTAATTATACCACAAATTTATGCAGTTAATTATTATATACTATGAAACTTTTAAAAAAATTTAATTCTCCCGATATATTCAGAAAACGTAAAATAAAAACACCTAAGCAAAATAAAAACTATTCAAACAAAGCAGGCTCTTTCTCGGTTTCGGAGCCGTTATCGTTGCCGCTTAGGGCTTCTAATACGCTTTTCTTGCCAAAATCGTCCATTTCTTTGACGGAAGGCAAATCGTTAAGATTTTTAAGATTAAAAACTTCCAGAAAATAATCGCTGGTTTTATATATCAGCGGTCTTCCAACAATCTCTTTTCTTCCGGCGACTTTAATAAGGTTTTTTTCAAGAAGAAATTTCAGTGTGCCTGATGAATCGAATCCCCTGACGGCGTCTATCTCATTTTTGGTAACCGGCTGTTTATAAGCTATAATAGAAAGAGTTTCAAGCTGAGGACCGGTAAATTTTATAGGTTTTATCTCCAAACTGCCTGATATTGCATCGAAATATTCAGGCTTAGTCTTAAAGCTTATGCCGTTGTCATTTACGGAAAGATATATTCCGTGATTCGATTTTTCGTTAAATTCCAGTTTTATAGATTCTACGGCTTTTAATACTTCTTCTTTTTTTACTTTAAATAAATCCGTCAATTTTTTTAAAGAAACGGGTTCTTCCGAAGCAAAAATAACGGCTTCGATAGCAGAAGTCAAAGAATCGAAATCGTCGCTGTAATTATTAAGCAATATTCGGTTAGTCATAAAAGCGTTCCATATCCGTGCGTATATTATAAAACGTAAAAAGGGAGTCGGACTTTAAATCCGACTCCCGTATATAAATTTTAAAAACTTTTTTATAATTTATAAAACTTATAGTGCAGTTATTAAATTGTTAAGTATTTTATAAGTTTTAATTTTTTTATTTAGAATATAGTCCTACGTTTAAACCGTCGAACCAGTTTAAAAACCTGTCGATCATTTCTTTGCCTTTAAAAATAAGACCGTGCTGCGGAGCCAGAATTTCGATATCTAATTTTGATACTCTATCTATCCATACTTTTTTTGGTTCGTTGGAAGGCATCCATCTTTTATGGAAATACTCCATATATTTTATATGGGAATCGAAATCCTGCACAAAAACATTAGGTTTCCTTTTGCTTTTCAAGTCTTCCCTAGGTACCAGCGCGGCTCCTATATCTCCGCTAAAAAGTATCTTAGATATGGGATCGTACAAATTAAGCTGGCCCGGCGAATGAAGATAATGAGCCGGAATAATATCGAAAGCGTAATCTTTGGTCATGTTTAACTTTACGGTATTACCGTCGTCGATCATTATCATATTTTCAGGTCTTGCGCCGTAATGCGAAATAAATGTCGACCATATTCTGTCTATAATAACTTTTGAGTCGGTAATCGAAAGCCATAGAGCAAGGGATGAATTAACGTCGGGATCCTGATGCGAGCAGAATATAAATTTTACGTCCGACATCCTTACTTCGCCGGCAAAAGCGGAGGAAACCGAAGAAAACATTTCTATTCCTCCCGGATCCATAATCGTCGCGACTTTATCGTGAATCAGCAGATACTGGTTGGTATCAATTATATAATCCGGCCTGTCGGCATCTTTTCCTATATAAACGAACTTATGGTTTGGAGATTCGTATAATACTTCTGACACCATGGTTATGATACCTCTTTAATAAATTTATATTACTGGATGCTAAACGCATATATCGTTGACTTTGCCGTCTATGTTTTTTATAGTTTTCATAAGCCCTTCGTTCATTTTACTGTCTATTCTAAGCGTGTCGTTAAGCTTGGCGCTGACTTTTCTTATTCCGAAAAGAACGTTGGATATTTCTTTGGTAGAACTTGACGATTTTTCGGATAATTTCCTGACTTCGTCCGCAACGACGGCAAAGCCTCTTCCTGCTTCTCCCGCTCTTGCGGCTTCGATAGCGGCATTCAACGCAAGCAGATTAATCTGGTCTGTAATAGACACTATCGCGCTTAAAATTTCGTCGGTAAAAAGGGTTAATTTGTATAGTTCGACGGAATCCTGATAAGTCTTTTCCAGCGTAGAAAAAGAACTTGAATACATATGGGATAACGAATCTACGAAATTTTTAATTCCGGTTTTAGATTCAAGGCATTTTGATTTAAATTGACTAAATTGTTCGTTGATTTTAGGAAGCTCTTCGGAATCGCTTGCGCATGAATTCAAAAGATTATCCTTATTGCGGATATCTTCTTCAAGCGAAGCTACTTTAGACCTTAAAGATTCGATTTCCTTTTTGAATCCGTCTACAGCCGAAGCGTTATCGGCGTCTTTGCGTTTTAAAGAAACTTCAAGTTCGCCGTTTTTTTTCTTAAGTTCTTTAATTTCGTCGATTAATTTCTTGTACCCGCCGCTCGATAAGAATTTCATATAAAGCACCCGCTTTTACGATATGAGGTTAGTAATTATAATCTTATAATATTATATAAAAAATAATTTCCTTTCAGATGATTTTATATTTTTGTAAAATTTATTGCAAGAGTTTTTATTATCTTTAAAAAATTTTATTGGCAACGGCTGAGGCACATTTTATGCCGTCTATAGCGCTTGTTATTATGCCCCCGGAATAGCCGGAACCTTCCCCGCAGGGATATAGACCTTTGACGGATAAAGATTCAAAATCGGCGCCTCTTTTAATTCTAACGGCAGAAGACGTCCCCGTCTCTATTGCCGTTAAAACCGAATTTGAAACAAATCCCTTATATTTTTTATCGAATTCAATAAGAGAGCCTGCAATAGAACGATTAATAAAATCGGGTACGAGTTCGAACAAATTAAAATATTTTACGGACGGTTTATAAGACGGCTCAGGTATCAGATTTTTCCGTTTAATGCCGTTATCCGATTTTAAAGCGGAATTTAAATTAAACCCCGTTTCTTTTTTAGTTTTGCCTATTACGTCCGCTATATATTCCGGCGTATATTGATAAGGTGCGCCGTAGCTTCCTCCGCCGGCGTTAAAGGCTTTAATTTCCAAATCTTTTCTAAAAGAAAGAAATCCGCCGTCCAATGAATATTCTTTTTTGTCTAACAGCGCTATAGTATCCGCCCTGACGGCGGCTACTATAGCGCTGTTAGAATTTTCCAAATCGCGGTTTGAATAACTCATTCCGTTAACAGACAGAATATTTTCGCCGGAACTGGAATTTATCACTACTCCGCCCGGACACATACAGAAAGAATAACCGCCATATTCTTTGGAAGAAAGATTATAATACACTCCGCTGAATTTTAAATCGTCTTTGTTTCTGCCGCCTTTAAAAAACAGGGAATCTATAAAATTCCTCTTATGTTCTATCCTGAATCCTACGGCAAAAGGTTTGTTTTCTAAAAATACGTTTTTCCTTTTCAGCATTTCATAAGTATCTATGCTGTTAGAACCGGCGGCTAAGATTAAAAAATCCGCCGGAATATTTCTTTTGTCGGTCGCCGCAGAAACTATACTATTTTTATCGTCGGTTTCAAAATCTTTTAATTCTTCTTCAAAAAAAATCTCGGCTCCGCCGTCGATAAGGTAATTTCTTGTATTTCTGAGTATATCTATAAGAATATCGCTGCCTATATGCGGTTTATGCTCTACGAGAATTTTTTTATCCGCTCCCATTTTTACCAAAAAATTTAAAACGAAAGACACGGCCGCATCGTCTTTTCTCGTCGTTAATTTTCCGTCAGAAAAGGTCCCCGCTCCTCCTTCTCCAAAAACAACGTTGCTTTTTTTGTTAAATTGCCCTCTATTCATTAAAGCATCGACGTCTTTTATCCTTTCTTCTACGCATTTTCCTTTTTCTATCAAAACAGGCCTTATACCTTGTTTCAACAAATATAACGCCGCAAAAATACCCGCAGGACCCATGCCCGTTATTAAAACAGCCGGTTTGCCGGAGTTATTTTTTTTAGTTTTGCATTTATCGGTTTTCCCGTGATTTTTATTTTGTTTTCCGCTTTCAAAATCTAACGAATTTTCACCGTCAAAAAGTTTTTCTTCTTCATCCTTTGCTTTTCTTGCTTTAATATCTATACTGGATAAAATATTTATAATCTCGTCTTCATTTTTGCCTGAAAAGTCGAATTTTATTAAAACCTTATAAACGTTTTTCGGTTCTTTTTGCCTGAAATCGAGGGATTTTTTAATTATTTTTATTTTGCCGATAAAATCTTTTATATCGATTATTGCTTCGGAAGATTTTTCGTTATAATATTTCAAAAAATAATCCGGAAAAATTTCTTCTTCTAATCCGGTCGATCCGGTAGTTTCGGGATTTTTAATTTTCGCAGGTATTTTAAAATCATAAATAAGAATCATATAGTCATCGCATCAGGAAGGGTTTATTAAAGACAGGGCGGATTCTTTTATCAGCTCTTTTGCCGTTAATTTCGCCGTATTTTTAAGCGGAATTAAAAGCACCGGACACACCGAATGTTTGGCGACGTAAAAAGAAACGGAACCGGATACTATTTCTTTAATTCCGACCCTTTGATGCGTTCCGACCGCAATTATATCGGAAGCGTTTTTTTTTGCAAAATTGATAATCTCTTCCTGCGGATTGCCGGTATATACGGATATTTCGTAGTTTAAATAATACAAACCCGATTCCTTTAATTTATCCTCTATGGACAAGTGTATTTCAGCCGCTTTTGATTTTAAAGAGTTTTTTTTGCCGGAAAAAGAAAAAATGTCGTAAGGAATGACGTGCAATATTTGAAATCTCGCTGCGGATTCCCTGAAAAAAGATGCCGCAGACGAAAGCACGAACCCCGTTTCAAAATTTAAATCGACCGCTAAAAGAATTTTTTTTTCTTTTTCCATATAATAATATTATACGATTGAAGCGTTTTTTTCAAGGCGGCTTTAAAATTGTGCAGTTTTTTGCTATAATCATAAAAACGGAAAGATTTATTAATTTAATATAACCGATTAATCGATTAATTATT comes from the Candidatus Acidulodesulfobacterium acidiphilum genome and includes:
- the scpB gene encoding SMC-Scp complex subunit ScpB; the encoded protein is MTNRILLNNYSDDFDSLTSAIEAVIFASEEPVSLKKLTDLFKVKKEEVLKAVESIKLEFNEKSNHGIYLSVNDNGISFKTKPEYFDAISGSLEIKPIKFTGPQLETLSIIAYKQPVTKNEIDAVRGFDSSGTLKFLLEKNLIKVAGRKEIVGRPLIYKTSDYFLEVFNLKNLNDLPSVKEMDDFGKKSVLEALSGNDNGSETEKEPALFE
- a CDS encoding MBL fold metallo-hydrolase, producing MVSEVLYESPNHKFVYIGKDADRPDYIIDTNQYLLIHDKVATIMDPGGIEMFSSVSSAFAGEVRMSDVKFIFCSHQDPDVNSSLALWLSITDSKVIIDRIWSTFISHYGARPENMIMIDDGNTVKLNMTKDYAFDIIPAHYLHSPGQLNLYDPISKILFSGDIGAALVPREDLKSKRKPNVFVQDFDSHIKYMEYFHKRWMPSNEPKKVWIDRVSKLDIEILAPQHGLIFKGKEMIDRFLNWFDGLNVGLYSK
- a CDS encoding methyl-accepting chemotaxis protein, encoding MKFLSSGGYKKLIDEIKELKKKNGELEVSLKRKDADNASAVDGFKKEIESLRSKVASLEEDIRNKDNLLNSCASDSEELPKINEQFSQFKSKCLESKTGIKNFVDSLSHMYSSSFSTLEKTYQDSVELYKLTLFTDEILSAIVSITDQINLLALNAAIEAARAGEAGRGFAVVADEVRKLSEKSSSSTKEISNVLFGIRKVSAKLNDTLRIDSKMNEGLMKTIKNIDGKVNDICV
- a CDS encoding universal stress protein, producing MEKEKKILLAVDLNFETGFVLSSAASFFRESAARFQILHVIPYDIFSFSGKKNSLKSKAAEIHLSIEDKLKESGLYYLNYEISVYTGNPQEEIINFAKKNASDIIAVGTHQRVGIKEIVSGSVSFYVAKHSVCPVLLIPLKNTAKLTAKELIKESALSLINPS